The following proteins are encoded in a genomic region of Nakaseomyces glabratus chromosome J, complete sequence:
- the NOP10 gene encoding snoRNP complex protein NOP10 (CAGL0J10802g~Ortholog(s) have RNA binding activity, role in cleavage involved in rRNA processing, rRNA pseudouridine synthesis, snRNA pseudouridine synthesis and box H/ACA snoRNP complex localization): MHLMYTLDNEGKRVYTLKKMTEEGEITKSAHPARFSPDDKYSRQRVTLKKRYNLLPQ; encoded by the coding sequence ATGCATTTGATGTACACTTTGGACAACGAGGGTAAGAGAGTTTACACcctgaagaagatgaccGAGGAAGGTGAGATTACCAAGTCTGCTCATCCAGCTAGATTTTCCCCAGATGACAAGTACTCTAGACAAAGAGTTActctgaagaagagatatAACTTGCTTCCACAATAA